From the genome of Francisella tularensis subsp. tularensis:
TTAGCTTTTTTCATATCTTGGATAGCCATACTTCCAGATAAATCTATCGCCATAATTAGATCTCTACCACTTTGAGGTAAACTAACTGGTTTACCTAGCCATTGAATACCTGACCCTGAGATAATCAAAAGTATCCAAATAAGGCCTAATAAATATTTAAGGTAATTTGCTTTTTTGAAATTACGAGTACCAGCATTACCAATTTGAGATTCTAGCTCTTCAAAAAATGGTGTTTTCAAAGCTAGCTGCTTATCTTTTTTTGCTCTTGGCAGCAGCAAATAAGCTAAAAATGGTAAAATAATTAAAGCAAAAAACCATGGATATTCTATATTTATCATAGAACTCTCCTTAACCACTGTTCAGCCACGGTCATAATTTCATTTAATGTTACTCTATCTAGCTCAACCGGCTTATAGCTATTTCCAAGCATATTAGCTTTAGTAGTTTTAAAACTTTGTTGCTTAAGTTTTGTATCTAAAAACTCAAGCCATCGCTGACCATGTAAGGTCTTAATTGGTTGATTAGGAAACTTTTGTAAAGCGACTCTTTTTAGATATACTGAAATATCTTGTAGAACTTCTTTAGGCTTTTGCTGATAAGTCTTTTCTACAGTTTCTCTAAAATCATCTATTATACAATCTTTATAGCTCTTTGCTTTTCTACGCAAATGTAAAAATACCAAACCAACAATAATAGCCAAAATAACTACGGCTAAAAGTAGCCACCGACCATAAGCTAATGGCCACCACTGAGAAACTTTCTCTGGCAAATAAATATCCTTTAATTGTTCTAAAAGATTATTAGTTTGCATAGCTAGCTATCCCATAATTTATTGTTTTAATAAGATCATCATTTGTTGCTACTTCAATGAAGCCTGTTTTATTCTTTCGCGAAAAATCTTTTATCGCAGTATATCTATTTTGATATAAATTTTTATAAATACCACTTTGCTGTTTGCTAGCACTATCTAGAGCAATTCTTCGCTTGCCATCACTGAAATAAAAAGTATCCAAAGCTGGTAACTCTTTTTCTATAGGATCATAACTAAAAATATTTATTACAGCATTTTTAGCACTTAAAAGTTTAAGATATTGTTTTGCTTGCTCATCAAAACTACTAAAGTCACTAATCACAATTACAACACTATTACTACGAATTTTCGCATAAAGAAATTTTATCGCATCAGCTAGTTTTTTATCCGAAGCTAGTTGATATTGTTTGCTATCACAAGCAACAAAATTAAACATTTTAACCAAAGCTGACTTATCTTGTTTAGCAGCATAATAATTGTAACCTTTATCATCAAAAATAATACCACCAACTTTATCATGCGCATCTAATGCTCCAAAGCCAAGCAAAGCTAAAATATTTGCTGCCTTAACACTCTTGAAGCACTCCTTAGTACCAAAGTTCATTGTAGTATTTTGGTCTAGAATAAAATAAAGGCTACGCTCACGCTCCTCATGATAAACTTTAGTGTATGGCTTACCAAGTCTTGCAGTCAAAGCCCAATGCATTAGACGGATATCATCACCTGCTTGATAATGTCTTACCTCATCAAAATCCATACCACGACCTTTCGCCTTAGAAATATTATTACCAGCATTAGTAGTATTTACCCTTTGATTAGCAAATAGCTTTAATG
Proteins encoded in this window:
- a CDS encoding DUF4381 domain-containing protein, with the translated sequence MQTNNLLEQLKDIYLPEKVSQWWPLAYGRWLLLAVVILAIIVGLVFLHLRRKAKSYKDCIIDDFRETVEKTYQQKPKEVLQDISVYLKRVALQKFPNQPIKTLHGQRWLEFLDTKLKQQSFKTTKANMLGNSYKPVELDRVTLNEIMTVAEQWLRRVL
- a CDS encoding DUF58 domain-containing protein; this encodes MKSYKGVKPDIQELLSYRYQARALKLFANQRVNTTNAGNNISKAKGRGMDFDEVRHYQAGDDIRLMHWALTARLGKPYTKVYHEERERSLYFILDQNTTMNFGTKECFKSVKAANILALLGFGALDAHDKVGGIIFDDKGYNYYAAKQDKSALVKMFNFVACDSKQYQLASDKKLADAIKFLYAKIRSNSVVIVISDFSSFDEQAKQYLKLLSAKNAVINIFSYDPIEKELPALDTFYFSDGKRRIALDSASKQQSGIYKNLYQNRYTAIKDFSRKNKTGFIEVATNDDLIKTINYGIASYAN